GTCAAGCCTGTGAGGGACAAGCCCTTCATCGTCTTCCACGATGCCTATCAATATTTCGAGCATCGCTACGGCGTAAAAACGGCGGGATCGATCACCGTCAGCCCCGAAACCCTGCCCGGTGCCGATCGCGTCAGGGAGATGCAGGAAAAGGTTCGCCAACTTGGCGCGACCTGCGTTTTTGCCGAACCGCAATTCGAGCCGAAACTGATCTCCGTCATAACCGAAGGCACGGCGGCAAAGTCTGCGACGCTCGATCCCGAAGCGGCCACGCTTGAACCGGGTCCTGATCTCTACTTCAAGATGATGCGCGGCATCGCCGACTCGCTGAAGGATTGCCTGTCCTGATCCGCACAGGCGTTCCTTCTATCAAGGCTTCGGCGCCATTGAGGACCAGACCGGGCGGCTGATGCTTTGCAGCGTTTCTGGCGGCGCACCGTTGATGCGTGCCAGCAGAGCCTTGGCAAGCTCCCTGCCCGCAAGTTTTATGTCCTCGTTGACTGTGTGGATTTGCGGCTGGATCCAGTTCAGGAATTCGGCGGACTGTTTCGACACGATATCGATATCCTTGCCGATCCTGACACCGGCTGCCTCAAACCCCGCCACAAGCGCAATCGTGCTGCTGCCGCTGATGGAGACAATGCCGTCAGGGCCATCGTCTGATTGCATCAGGCGCTTGCCGAAATCGCGGATTTTGTCGAGCGGCGTCTCGATGGTGATGGCATCCAACGGGAATTCGGAAACGCCGAAATCCCTGATACCGCGGGTGAACCCCTTGCGGGCGTGGTCGTGGAACGCAAACCGCGATGGCGGCACGATGATGGCGATCCTCTTTCGCCCACATTGCGCCAGCCGCTCCACGGCCTCATAGGCATAAGCCTCGTTATCGAAATCGTGATAGGCGTGCTCAATGCCCATGTCGGACCGCCCATGGGTAACGAAGGGCATTTTGCGCTCCGTCATGAAACGGACGCGCGGATCGTTCGGCTCGATTTTGGAGATAATGACCCCGTCCGCCGAACCGGTTTCGAGAATGTAGCGGATCGGCACCATGGAATCCTTGGCGTGGGTGTGAGGGGTAACGACGAGGTGATATTGCGTCGTCGCAAGAACCTCGGTGATGCCGAATACCATCTGGCTGGTGAAGCCCATCAATTCCTCGTCGACGCTCAGCACCAGCGCGATCACATTGGTCTTGCCGGTGCGAAGGCGCACACCAGCTCGGTTCGGCTGGTAACCGATCTGCTGGGCAATCAGCCGCACGCGCTCCTTGGTTTCCGCGCCGATGTCAGGCGCATCCTTCAGCGCGCGTGACACGGTGGTGATGCCAAGACCCGTCATGTAGGCGATGGTCTTCAAGGTCGGGCGCTCGCCCGTTGTCGCCTTCGCTTCGTCCCTGCCGGAATTACCAGTATCGTTCATGTCATTTCGCCACGCTTTGCAGAACAATAATCATAGATAGCTTTTTGTTTCTTGCAAAGGCAAACGTCGCCGGTCGCCGTCACACCCGATCCGGTCTTCGGGCCTTTGGCTATAACGATGTAGGTCGTGAAAAATATCGAACAGACTTATCCCGGATTACCGACCTTACGCGCTCTCGAAAATTCTGCTCGAGAGAGAAACAATGCCAATAAACTAGATTAATTAGTATCAATAATTAATTGATATTTATAAATAAAAGTCAATAGATA
This region of Agrobacterium tumefaciens genomic DNA includes:
- a CDS encoding LacI family transcriptional regulator, producing MNDTGNSGRDEAKATTGERPTLKTIAYMTGLGITTVSRALKDAPDIGAETKERVRLIAQQIGYQPNRAGVRLRTGKTNVIALVLSVDEELMGFTSQMVFGITEVLATTQYHLVVTPHTHAKDSMVPIRYILETGSADGVIISKIEPNDPRVRFMTERKMPFVTHGRSDMGIEHAYHDFDNEAYAYEAVERLAQCGRKRIAIIVPPSRFAFHDHARKGFTRGIRDFGVSEFPLDAITIETPLDKIRDFGKRLMQSDDGPDGIVSISGSSTIALVAGFEAAGVRIGKDIDIVSKQSAEFLNWIQPQIHTVNEDIKLAGRELAKALLARINGAPPETLQSISRPVWSSMAPKP